One Paroedura picta isolate Pp20150507F chromosome 3, Ppicta_v3.0, whole genome shotgun sequence genomic window carries:
- the AMIGO3 gene encoding amphoterin-induced protein 3, giving the protein MMNMLLLATVVWKFLGNLLVFLELFVEVSTFNLSAFMSCPKACICTADLLSCARQELHQVPLRLPPTATTLDLSHNAITHLNDHWLATLPRLHTLRISHNHIKDFSRQVFHNAIYLVHLDMSSNHLHAVKKHYFENLVNLEELLLYHNEIVEVDGNAFLKLVSLQKVYLSWNYITQFPFTAIQGFNHTHLRTLDLSTNNLSSIPVEEISALPVYIKNGLYLHNNPVKCECSLHQMLQEWKNRGFSSVQDFTEQHTCKAYSDVPRSIVNTFKYKYFENCSTSLAVLSIPEIPCKVGQSLVLHCNTSLLDDNTTIYRWISPKHELFMYPEHSDGIHKAFKNGSLKITNTELSHSGVYVCIAISERQKINATHEVNITVHYPKFADSFNTGITTLLGCVVSLLLVLMYLYLTPCYCSKCFKKPASPPQDCSAQSSILSSTPPATDGPNRKISTNKHVVFLEPIKEARNGKVRLAVGEDFPDAKSPTLLQLKLDSGSISSVFLDHPIISYEAEDLSQADE; this is encoded by the coding sequence ATGATGAATATGCTGCTATTGGCTACAGTTGTCTGGAAATTTCTTGGGAATCTGCTGGTATTCTTAGAATTGTTTGTTGAAGTCAGCACTTTCAATTTATCAGCCTTCATGAGCTGCCCTAAGGCTTGTATTTGTACTGCTGATCTTTTGAGTTGTGCCAGACAGGAGCTTCACCAGGTTCCTCTCAGGCTGCCTCCTACAGCCACCACCTTGGATCTCAGCCACAATGCCATCACTCACCTTAATGACCACTGGCTGGCCACCTTACCACGCCTTCACACCCTCAGGATCAGCCACAATCACATCAAAGACTTCTCACGGCAGGTGTTTCACAACGCTATTTATCTTGTGCACCTAGACATGTCTTCCAACCATCTGCATGCTGTCAAGAAGCACTACTTTGAAAACCTTGTGAATTTGGAGGAACTCTTGTTATACCATAACGAAATCGTAGAAGTGGATGGAAATGCTTTTCTCAAGCTTGTCAGTTTGCAAAAAGTCTATCTAAGTTGGAATTACATAACTCAGTTCCCATTTACAGCCATTCAAGGATTCAACCACACTCACTTGAGAACCCTTGATCTTTCTACCAACAATCTAAGcagcatcccagttgaagaaaTATCAGCCTTGCCTGTGTACATAAAAAATGGTTTATATcttcacaataatcctgtgaaATGTGAgtgctctcttcatcagatgctTCAAGAATGGAAAAATCGTGGCTTCAGTTCTGTGCAGGATTTCACAGAACAGCATACTTGCAAGGCCTACAGTGATGTACCACGATCTATTGTTAATACcttcaaatataaatattttgaaaactgCTCCACAAGTCTAGCAGTACTGAGCATTCCAGAGATTCCATGCAAAGTGGGACAATCCTTAGTCCTTCACTGCAACACAAGCCTTCTTGATGACAATACCACTATCTACAGGTGGATCTCTCCCAAGCATGAATTATTCATGTATCCTGAGCACAGTGATGGGATacacaaagcttttaaaaatggaagcctAAAGATTACAAATACTGAGCTTTCCCATTCTGGTGTTTATGTATGCATAGCTATCAGTGAGCGCCAAAAGATCAATGCAACTCATGAAGTCAACATCACAGTCCACTACCCCAAATTTGCAGACTCTTTCAATACTGGCATCACAACACTCCTAGGGTGTGTTGTCAGCTTGTTACTAGTCCTCATGTACTTGTATCTCACACCATGTTACTGCTCCAAATGCTTCAAGAAGCCTGCAAGTCCTCCTCAAGACTGCAGCGCCCAATCATCCATTCTAAGTTCAACCCCACCAGCCACAGATGGGCCAAATCGCAAGATCAGCACAAATAAGCATGTTGTTTTCCTAGAGCCCATCAAGGAGGCTCGAAATGGAAAAGTCAGGCTGGCTGTTGGCGAGGACTTTCCTGATGCTAAAAGCCCTACGCTGCTGCAACTTAAGTTGGACTCTGGATCCATCAGTTCAGTCTTTTTAGATCACCCTATTATATCCTATGAAGCAGAAGATCTGTCACAGGCAGATGAGTAG